The window TTACTGGGGGGTGGGAGGCTGTTGGCTTCGGGAGTGCCGCCGCCACGGCCGGTGCTGGCGGGGGCAAAGCTGGGCTGTGCCCCGTTAACGGCAGCTGGGGAGCCCGAGTGCTGCTCTGGGGGGAAGGTGCTGGGTGGGGGGTTCAGGTTTTTGCCCCCCTCCTCTCCGCCAGCGGGGAAGCCGGGGTCTGCCCCAGGGAAAGGGCTGGTgttggggggaagggggggcatGTTCTGCCCGGGGCGCTGCATGGGGGACTGTCCAAAGAGGTTGCCGGGCTGGCTGAAGCGCTGCGCCATGGCTGGCCCGCCGGGGGGGTTCAGAGCCGGCCCGGGGCCCATGTCCCCCCGGGGAGGCTGCCCCATAGTGGGGGACATCATGGGCCCGAAGCCCCCGACGGGTCCCTGCATAAGCTGCCCCGTGGGAGGGCTGAAGTTCTGTCCGAGGGGGGGCTGGTTGAAGGGCTGCCCGGGGAAGCTCATACCGCCGGGCTGGACGTAGCCGGGGTTCTGGGGGGGCATGCCGAAAGCCGGACCCATCTGCCCGGGGGCGAAGGGGGGGGGCTGCCGCCGCATGGGCTGCGGACCCCCTCCGTACCCGGGGGGGACCTGCGGCGCCATTCCCCCACCCTGCATGCGGAAGCCGCCGAAGGGTACCGGGCTGCCCAAGAAAGGGGCGGCCGCAGCCCCCACCTTGGGGGCCCCGAAGTCATCCTCGAAGGGGTTGGAGGCCACCAAATGGTCCACCATAGGGGTGGGCGGCGGGGCGAACTCCGACAGGTGGGAGTAGGCCGGGCCCTGCGGGGAAACGACGCCGGTCAGGGCCGCGGTCCCGGTACCGCccgcggcgggggcggcccggAGCCGACGGTCCTCTCTCGCCCGCCCGTACCTGCGTGT of the Gallus gallus isolate bGalGal1 chromosome 25, bGalGal1.mat.broiler.GRCg7b, whole genome shotgun sequence genome contains:
- the PYGO2 gene encoding pygopus homolog 2 isoform X1, with the protein product MAAPHGEKLEGGVPAPPPPPGPPHPAGSAAVGGPGRKQGKAGLQMKSPEKKRRKSNTQGPAYSHLSEFAPPPTPMVDHLVASNPFEDDFGAPKVGAAAAPFLGSPVPFGGFRMQGGGMAPQVPPGYGGGPQPMRRQPPPFAPGQMGPAFGMPPQNPGYVQPGGMSFPGQPFNQPPLGQNFSPPTGQLMQGPVGGFGPMMSPTMGQPPRGDMGPGPALNPPGGPAMAQRFSQPGNLFGQSPMQRPGQNMPPLPPNTSPFPGADPGFPAGGEEGGKNLNPPPSTFPPEQHSGSPAAVNGAQPSFAPASTGRGGGTPEANSLPPPSKAVASSGHQPPPGLVYPCGACRNEVNDDQDAILCEASCQKWFHRECTGMTENAYGLLTTEASAVWACDFCLKTKEIQSVYVREGMGQLVAANDG
- the PYGO2 gene encoding pygopus homolog 2 isoform X2; translation: MAAPHGEKLEGGVPAPPPPPGPPHPAGSAAVGGPGRKQGKAGERGRRERAGRAGGGPGPDSAPHLPAGLQMKSPEKKRRKSNTQGPAYSHLSEFAPPPTPMVDHLVASNPFEDDFGAPKVGAAAAPFLGSPVPFGGFRMQGGGMAPQVPPGYGGGPQPMRRQPPPFAPGQMGPAFGMPPQNPGYVQPGGMSFPGQPFNQPPLGQNFSPPTGQLMQGPVGGFGPMMSPTMGQPPRGDMGPGPALNPPGGPAMAQRFSQPGNLFGQSPMQRPGQNMPPLPPNTSPFPGADPGFPAGGEEGGKNLNPPPSTFPPEQHSGSPAAVNGAQPSFAPASTGRGGGTPEANSLPPPSKAVASSGHQPPPGLVYPCGACRNEVNDDQDAILCEASCQKWFHRECTGMTENAYGLLTTEASAVWACDFCLKTKEIQSVYVREGMGQLVAANDG